Proteins encoded together in one Rhipicephalus sanguineus isolate Rsan-2018 chromosome 9, BIME_Rsan_1.4, whole genome shotgun sequence window:
- the LOC119404182 gene encoding programmed cell death protein 6, with product MSSYGSYGPSRPQTQRADVNYLREIFYKVDKDRSGRVDANELQQCLSNGTWKPFNPETVRRMINIFDRSRTGTLSFDDFVSLWNYINDWLRCFQEFDKDRSGSINRNELRDALTSFGYRLSDQAVDLLLMKYDSERKGSINFDDYILCCITLQTFTSAFKYYDTDLDGYITISYENFLKLGLSVFVS from the coding sequence ATGTCTTCGTACGGGTCTTATGGTCCGTCCCGACCTCAGACGCAAAGGGCCGACGTCAACTACCTGCGCGAGATCTTCTACAAGGTCGACAAGGATCGCAGCGGCCGCGTGGACGCCAACGAGCTGCAGCAGTGCCTGTCCAACGGCACCTGGAAGCCCTTCAATCCTGAAACGGTGCGCAGGATGATCAACATCTTCGACCGCAGCCGCACGGGCACGCTCAGCTTCGACGACTTTGTGTCGCTCTGGAACTACATCAACGACTGGCTACGGTGCTTCCAGGAATTCGACAAGGACCGCTCGGGTTCCATCAACAGAAACGAACTGCGCGACGCGCTTACGAGCTTCGGTTACCGTCTGAGCGACCAGGCGGTCGACCTCCTGCTCATGAAGTACGACAGCGAAAGGAAGGGATCCATCAACTTCGACGACTACATCCTCTGCTGCATCACTCTGCAGACGTTCACGAGCGCCTTCAAGTATTACGACACCGACCTGGACGGCTACATCACGATAAGCTACGAAAACTTCCTCAAGCTCGGACTGAGTGTCTTTGTGTCGTGA